Proteins encoded in a region of the Pirellulales bacterium genome:
- a CDS encoding alpha/beta hydrolase family protein has translation MHRLPQSLIVSLAVLLAGIATAAEPLAVQTIEHEAPSVGRKMKFNLVLPAGYDSSQDRYPVLYLLHGLTSNYTLWAAMNVPQFAANYKLIVVMPDVGNSWYVNWAESDGSQKNQWEDYITKDLIGYADGHYRTIASRAGRGINGLSMGGYGAMTLGLRHPEMFCTIGSHSGALAFASRSADSVAKGEQPDFLRREWSSEPNPKIKIEGFSTPADRTPKGKIFISQEQCDAHDPFKLVLKVDRAQLPYIYVDCGTDDGLITSNQRFCELLMKNNIPFTYGQSRGGHVPPYWAREVGQSMAVQNLIIERALAQAAKAEKDTANAGGR, from the coding sequence ATGCATCGTTTGCCTCAAAGTTTGATTGTTTCGCTGGCTGTGTTGCTTGCCGGCATCGCAACGGCCGCCGAACCGCTTGCCGTGCAGACGATCGAGCACGAGGCTCCGTCGGTCGGGCGGAAGATGAAGTTCAATCTGGTTTTGCCGGCCGGCTACGACAGCTCGCAGGACCGCTATCCGGTGCTGTACCTGCTACACGGTTTGACGAGTAACTACACCCTGTGGGCGGCTATGAACGTGCCGCAGTTCGCCGCCAACTACAAGCTGATCGTCGTCATGCCGGACGTCGGCAATTCGTGGTACGTCAACTGGGCCGAAAGTGACGGAAGCCAGAAAAATCAATGGGAAGACTACATCACCAAGGATTTGATCGGTTACGCCGACGGTCACTATCGCACGATTGCCAGCCGCGCGGGCCGAGGTATCAATGGACTCTCGATGGGTGGGTACGGTGCGATGACGCTGGGTTTGCGGCATCCCGAGATGTTCTGCACGATCGGCAGCCATTCCGGGGCACTGGCCTTTGCCTCGCGTTCGGCCGATAGCGTCGCCAAGGGGGAGCAACCGGATTTCCTGCGCCGCGAATGGTCCAGCGAACCAAACCCGAAGATCAAGATCGAGGGCTTTAGCACTCCCGCTGATCGAACTCCTAAGGGAAAGATTTTCATCTCGCAGGAGCAATGCGACGCGCATGATCCGTTCAAGCTCGTGTTGAAGGTCGACCGCGCGCAGCTTCCGTACATCTATGTCGATTGCGGAACTGACGATGGCCTGATCACGAGCAATCAACGCTTCTGCGAGCTGCTGATGAAGAACAACATCCCCTTCACCTACGGCCAGTCGCGCGGCGGACATGTGCCGCCGTACTGGGCGCGCGAGGTCGGGCAATCGATGGCCGTGCAGAACCTGATTATCGAGCGCGCCCTTGCGCAAGCGGCCAAAGCCGAAAAGGACACGGCAAATGCCGGCGGCCGATAG
- a CDS encoding dienelactone hydrolase family protein: MLAGSIMWRCYVFLAIVTLAVQLPVTSARAGEDGAPQRRAEWVQIASPAGRSLKTYVVRPVDVAPTRAVVIVHENRGLTTWELEIADRLADAGHLAIAPDMLSESGPDRGGSASFDSTAAARDAIHGLQSDAILVDLDAVVEYANTIRVATDGVVVVGFCWGGGQVFRYAAHNTQLAAAVVFYGPAPNEELLKQVSAPVYGFYGEQDVPISADVPKIKSRMKTFAKNYQPEVFAGARHGFMRSGALPDAGPADRKAHDEAWVRFAQLLAAP; the protein is encoded by the coding sequence ATGCTTGCGGGTTCGATCATGTGGCGATGTTACGTCTTCCTGGCAATTGTTACGCTTGCGGTGCAGCTGCCCGTTACGTCTGCTCGCGCGGGCGAAGACGGCGCGCCGCAACGTCGCGCGGAATGGGTGCAGATCGCGTCACCCGCCGGGCGAAGCCTGAAGACCTACGTGGTCCGGCCCGTTGACGTCGCGCCGACGCGCGCCGTCGTGATCGTTCACGAGAACCGTGGCTTGACCACCTGGGAATTGGAAATCGCCGACCGGCTGGCAGACGCCGGACATCTAGCCATCGCGCCGGATATGCTGAGCGAAAGTGGGCCGGATCGCGGCGGCTCGGCGTCATTCGACTCGACTGCCGCGGCGCGCGACGCCATACACGGGTTACAGTCCGATGCCATTCTAGTGGACCTGGACGCGGTCGTTGAATACGCGAACACCATTCGGGTCGCGACTGATGGAGTGGTTGTCGTCGGTTTCTGCTGGGGCGGCGGACAGGTGTTTCGATACGCGGCGCACAATACGCAGTTGGCGGCCGCGGTGGTTTTCTACGGTCCGGCTCCGAACGAAGAGTTGTTGAAGCAGGTTAGCGCTCCGGTGTACGGCTTCTACGGCGAGCAAGATGTGCCGATCAGCGCCGACGTACCGAAGATCAAGAGCCGCATGAAGACGTTTGCGAAGAACTACCAACCCGAAGTTTTTGCCGGAGCAAGGCACGGCTTTATGCGGTCAGGCGCCCTGCCTGACGCGGGACCGGCCGATCGCAAGGCACATGACGAAGCATGGGTGCGATTCGCCCAATTGCTGGCCGCGCCGTAA
- a CDS encoding dockerin type I domain-containing protein, whose translation MRCLSTFVALLVLSTHPARAVILGTGDGLENTTAPANDPGFENVGILGSGSAVYLGNGWVLTAAHVYNGSSGVPTESWFNGLPYQNVPGSGVQLTNPAGVGYTQYTDLELYRLAGAPPLPSVTISNTVASAGWDVTMIGNGLDPRNSQTAYWDSSWMPATGSATYAGEIWSTTHDIRWGTNVIDQGSIAQGIGVNSEMAFMTSFTQNGTAYEAQGTPGDSGGGVFHQDPTTGAWSLAGIMFGVTSLTGQPWGISAFGDLTWSADLSSYRTEIYQTMAIPGDVNFDGVVNAQDLALVASNWLKAGTGANDPAGDANHDGIVNGQDIALVSSAIGSALGGVPAAVSVPEPSSYVLALLSLIGLLAYKRRRSA comes from the coding sequence ATGCGATGTCTGTCCACTTTCGTGGCGCTACTGGTGTTGTCGACGCACCCAGCGCGCGCCGTGATCCTCGGTACCGGTGACGGGCTGGAAAACACGACGGCGCCAGCCAACGATCCTGGTTTCGAGAACGTCGGAATCCTGGGCAGTGGCAGCGCCGTCTATCTGGGAAATGGCTGGGTATTGACCGCTGCACACGTCTACAACGGCAGCAGTGGAGTTCCCACCGAAAGCTGGTTCAACGGCCTTCCCTACCAGAATGTTCCGGGCTCAGGCGTGCAGTTGACCAACCCTGCGGGTGTCGGCTACACGCAATACACCGACCTGGAGCTATATCGATTAGCGGGTGCTCCCCCCCTCCCCTCGGTCACGATCAGTAATACAGTGGCCAGCGCCGGCTGGGACGTGACCATGATCGGAAATGGGCTCGATCCGCGCAATTCTCAAACTGCTTATTGGGATTCGTCATGGATGCCCGCGACGGGCTCCGCAACGTACGCCGGCGAAATCTGGTCGACAACGCACGACATTCGCTGGGGAACGAACGTCATCGACCAAGGTTCGATCGCCCAAGGCATCGGCGTCAACTCCGAGATGGCATTCATGACGTCCTTCACCCAGAACGGCACCGCCTACGAAGCGCAAGGAACACCTGGCGATTCCGGCGGCGGCGTTTTTCATCAAGACCCCACGACCGGCGCTTGGAGCCTGGCAGGAATCATGTTTGGCGTAACCAGCCTCACCGGTCAACCCTGGGGCATTTCAGCATTTGGCGATCTCACCTGGTCGGCCGATCTGTCGAGCTATCGCACCGAGATATATCAGACGATGGCCATTCCCGGCGACGTCAACTTCGACGGTGTCGTGAACGCTCAGGACTTGGCACTCGTGGCCAGCAACTGGTTGAAGGCGGGTACAGGCGCGAATGATCCGGCCGGCGACGCCAATCACGATGGCATCGTGAACGGTCAGGATATCGCACTCGTATCAAGCGCCATCGGCAGCGCACTCGGCGGCGTTCCAGCGGCCGTCAGTGTGCCCGAGCCTTCGAGTTATGTCTTGGCCTTGTTGTCACTCATCGGCCTGCTGGCGTACAAGCGAAGACGCTCGGCATGA
- a CDS encoding PVC-type heme-binding CxxCH protein: MLSTFLLVALTVIADAPAADDLPRSIDPRVTIEEFAVHPQIVTPTGIAVDHQGRVLVAECHTHFRPPDYAGPPADRIRAFVDTNGDGRADKVTNFYEGGTATMNLAVYEDNSVFVATRMDIHRLFDRDSDGVADDRQLIARLETAGNYPHNGLSGFAFDGLGNVYFGLGENLGADYRLIGSDGMALAGGGEGGSIYRCRPDGTKLARVATGFWNPFHLCLDAFDRLFAVDNDPDSRPPCRLMHIVPDGDYGYRYRNGRKGVHPFTAWNGELPGTLPMAAGTGEAPSGVIAYQSDMLPKEFYGALLVTSWGDHRIDRFRLEPRGASFRATAEPVITGGENFRPVGIALADDGSLFVSDWVDKSYELHGKGRVWRIRAKDAAPAARPKDPRQAILSRHRPLRQWGVRQFVDRQNAAGDKQAASDDALAAAAAGTAEAAVRADALIGLARARRGADGTRELAKKDNSSDVRALATRLAVNDAATLLALAAKDPAAEVQAEALRKLAVPEAREQLVAALADRDPFIVEAAESALARSTNVEERLKLAKSENRAIRLASIRLLRLSNDPAARGPIAQLLSDSDSEVRFATVEWIAEAGLTDYREQVTAGLATGATTRNLFQAYLAALERLAGVRRTVSDEWSGDQYVLSLVEKPDTVAAVRARALRTLRPDYPGLTVPLLAKLAATDDLPTQFEAVRTLRERPEPEAISQIERIAADEKIPVALRAEAIVGIIADTPEHRKMLVDWTTQADPTLRHEALRSLRGAELPPAERERLAAWSAKESDRELIGRLLGEPPAPRPARTDLAGWRAAVPTGGDATAGERIFFHPRGPACFRCHQVDGRGGAIGPELSLTPQALTEARLLESLLTPSKEIAPQFTPWTVVREDGRTFTGIMLSEGPDGSRQYGTAEGQIVTVADGDVAEVRPQATSIMPDNICDQLTLSEFADLIAFLRGSR; the protein is encoded by the coding sequence ATGCTTTCGACTTTCCTGCTCGTCGCGTTGACCGTCATTGCCGATGCACCCGCCGCTGACGATCTGCCGCGATCAATTGACCCGCGCGTGACGATCGAAGAATTCGCCGTGCATCCCCAGATCGTGACGCCGACCGGCATCGCGGTCGATCATCAGGGACGAGTGCTCGTCGCGGAATGCCATACGCACTTCCGTCCGCCCGATTATGCCGGACCGCCTGCCGACCGGATTCGCGCCTTCGTCGACACCAATGGCGATGGCCGCGCCGACAAAGTCACGAATTTCTACGAAGGGGGCACGGCCACGATGAACCTGGCCGTGTACGAAGATAATTCCGTCTTCGTCGCAACCCGCATGGATATCCACCGGTTGTTTGATCGGGACAGTGACGGCGTAGCCGACGATCGGCAGCTCATTGCACGGCTGGAAACGGCCGGCAACTATCCGCATAACGGACTCTCTGGATTCGCCTTCGATGGCCTCGGAAACGTTTATTTCGGCTTGGGTGAGAACCTGGGCGCCGACTACCGGCTGATTGGTTCGGATGGCATGGCGCTCGCCGGCGGTGGCGAAGGGGGGAGCATCTACCGTTGCCGCCCGGACGGCACGAAGCTCGCGCGCGTCGCGACCGGCTTCTGGAATCCGTTCCATCTCTGCCTGGATGCATTCGATCGATTGTTCGCCGTTGATAACGACCCCGATTCGCGCCCGCCATGTCGGCTGATGCATATCGTGCCTGACGGCGATTACGGCTATCGCTACCGCAACGGACGTAAAGGCGTGCATCCTTTCACGGCCTGGAACGGGGAATTGCCAGGTACCTTGCCGATGGCGGCCGGCACCGGCGAAGCACCGTCCGGCGTCATCGCCTACCAATCGGACATGCTTCCCAAGGAGTTCTACGGGGCACTATTGGTCACCTCGTGGGGCGATCATCGCATCGATCGATTCCGTCTTGAACCGCGCGGGGCTTCGTTCCGTGCTACGGCCGAGCCGGTGATCACGGGCGGAGAGAATTTCCGGCCCGTCGGCATTGCGCTAGCTGACGATGGTTCGCTGTTTGTCAGTGATTGGGTCGATAAATCGTACGAATTGCACGGCAAAGGAAGGGTGTGGCGAATTCGCGCGAAGGACGCAGCGCCGGCAGCCCGCCCCAAGGATCCGCGGCAGGCAATTCTTTCGCGTCATCGACCGCTACGACAGTGGGGAGTGCGGCAGTTCGTCGACCGACAAAACGCGGCAGGAGATAAGCAGGCCGCATCCGACGACGCACTTGCCGCGGCGGCGGCCGGTACCGCCGAGGCCGCCGTGCGGGCGGACGCGCTAATCGGCCTGGCGCGCGCAAGACGTGGAGCAGATGGAACTCGAGAGCTTGCCAAGAAAGACAATTCATCCGACGTCCGCGCTCTAGCGACGCGTCTGGCGGTCAACGATGCCGCGACACTGTTAGCACTCGCCGCCAAAGATCCGGCGGCCGAAGTGCAGGCCGAGGCATTGCGAAAGCTGGCCGTGCCCGAGGCGAGAGAGCAACTTGTGGCGGCGCTTGCGGATCGAGATCCGTTCATCGTCGAGGCGGCCGAATCGGCGTTGGCCCGTAGCACAAACGTTGAGGAGCGTCTCAAGCTCGCCAAGTCTGAAAACCGTGCGATTCGTTTGGCTTCGATTCGCTTGCTGCGCCTGTCGAACGATCCCGCCGCCCGCGGGCCGATCGCCCAGTTGCTTTCTGATTCGGATTCGGAAGTGCGATTTGCCACGGTCGAGTGGATTGCCGAGGCAGGCCTCACCGACTATCGCGAGCAAGTCACCGCCGGACTGGCGACAGGGGCCACGACCCGCAATCTGTTCCAAGCCTACCTCGCAGCACTGGAACGCCTCGCAGGAGTTCGCCGGACCGTCTCAGACGAATGGAGCGGCGATCAATACGTCTTGTCGCTAGTCGAGAAGCCTGACACCGTGGCCGCGGTGCGCGCCCGGGCGTTGCGGACGCTTCGCCCCGACTATCCAGGCTTGACGGTGCCGCTCTTAGCGAAGCTTGCCGCGACGGACGATTTGCCAACGCAGTTCGAGGCGGTCCGCACGTTGCGCGAAAGGCCTGAACCAGAAGCGATCAGCCAAATCGAGCGAATTGCCGCGGACGAGAAAATACCGGTCGCGCTGCGGGCCGAGGCCATCGTCGGCATCATCGCCGACACGCCTGAGCACCGTAAAATGCTCGTCGATTGGACGACTCAAGCCGACCCGACATTGCGACACGAGGCTCTACGTTCGCTGCGAGGTGCCGAGCTTCCTCCAGCCGAGCGTGAACGTCTGGCGGCCTGGTCCGCCAAGGAAAGCGATCGGGAATTGATCGGCCGCTTGCTCGGCGAGCCTCCGGCGCCGCGCCCGGCGCGGACCGACCTGGCAGGATGGCGAGCTGCCGTTCCGACGGGTGGGGATGCCACGGCCGGAGAGCGGATTTTCTTTCATCCACGCGGTCCGGCCTGCTTCCGTTGTCACCAGGTCGACGGTCGAGGTGGGGCGATCGGTCCCGAACTGTCGCTAACGCCACAAGCGTTGACCGAGGCACGTCTGCTGGAATCGTTACTGACGCCCAGCAAAGAGATTGCACCACAATTCACTCCCTGGACCGTGGTCCGCGAGGACGGCCGAACCTTCACCGGGATCATGCTTTCCGAGGGTCCTGATGGCTCGCGGCAGTATGGCACGGCGGAAGGACAAATCGTCACCGTCGCGGATGGGGACGTGGCCGAGGTTCGGCCGCAAGCCACGTCGATCATGCCGGACAATATTTGCGATCAACTCACACTGTCCGAGTTCGCCGACCTGATCGCATTTCTACGCGGAAGCCGTTAG